Sequence from the Bacteroidota bacterium genome:
GATCCGATCATTGCTGCAGATGGAATTTCGATTGAAAGATGGATTGTCAATGAGTGGATTAAAAAAGCAGTTCTTTCATATTTCCCGATTCAGGGGATGAAAAAAATTGAGCTGGCTCCATTTGAATTCCATGATAAAATAGATTTGAAGAAAGATTACGATAAACTTGGTGTGAGGGTGGTACCTCATGCTGTGGCACGCTATGGTGCTTTTTTAGCTCGGGGTGTTATCCTGATGCCATCTTACGTTAATATTGGC
This genomic interval carries:
- a CDS encoding 2,3,4,5-tetrahydropyridine-2,6-dicarboxylate N-succinyltransferase; this translates as MYEQIRKKIELAWENKGLLKDEQTIKAIRDVVELLDLGKIRIADPIIAADGISIERWIVNEWIKKAVLSYFPIQGMKKIELAPFEFHDKIDLKKDYDKLGVRVVPHAVARYGAFLARGVILMPSYVNIG